TCAACCGGTTTTTTAAAATGCTACAACcggtaaccgcaaccggataCCTAATTATCCGGTTATCTGGTTGCGGTTATTTTTGATTTTCAGGTTAGCGGTTGTTGGTAGTTTCAGGTTATTCCCGATTAATAACCATCCTGCTTGTACACCCTTATAGTGGGCTATGTAGATAATGTGGATTGTTTGGCTAACATCTTGGGTTGTGAGATTTCCTTGTTACCTTTAAAGTAttttggtcttccgttgggggcccctTTTAAGGCCAAGCCTATTTGGGATGGTGCTCTTGGAAAGATTGAGAGACGGTCGACTAGCTGGAAGCGGATGTACctgtccaagggtggtagggttacccttataaagagcacTCTTTCCAATCTCCCTACATATTTCTtatctcttttccctattcctgcTAGTGTGGCAAATTGCATTAAGAAGCTCCATCGTGATTTCTTATGAGGAGAtctaggtgaagagttcaaatatcatttggttagctggtccaaggtttgttccccTATTTCTGAAGGAGACTTGGGCATTCAGAATTTGAGAATCTTCAACAGGACTatgttagggaagtggttgtggcgttatgtgtatgagagagaggcttggtggaaactTATTGTAGATGCTAAGTATGGTGGTGTGTGGGATGGGTGGTGCTCCTTAGCTCCCCCTTGGGTCTCTCatggagtggggctttggaagaatattaggaaggggtaGAGTTTGTTTTGTAGTCATACTAAATTTATTTTAGGACATGGGTCCAGGatcaaattttggcatgatgtgtagTGTGGAGAGATGACTCTCAAGTAAGCTTTCCCGGTTTTATATGGCATTGCCTATGACCAGGATGCACTTGTTGCAGCTCACTTGGTTCTGGGGAGTGGTTCCCTTCAATGGGACATCAGCTTTATTTGAACAGCtcacgactgggaggtggaaGTCTTGGCTTCCTTCTTCACCTTATTGTACTCCATAAGAGTGAGGAGTGAAGGGGATGACAAGCTATGGTGGACGACTCCTCACAAAGGGAAGTTTAATGTTAGTTCTTTGTGGTAAGGGCATTAGTATTTCTGGTAATCCCATGAGGTTTAAGGTTTAAATCCCCTTTGGTACAAACAATTCCTTGGGGCCAGCCCGTCGGCGAAGCTGGAGTATTTACTCGATCCGTGTGGAGGAGGCGCTTTACATGGATCCGAGGTTTACTTAACAGAGGTGAATACAATAAGTGGTCATGCTTTAGAGAGGTTCCtcgtcataaaaataaaaataaaaaataaaaaaaggtagtTGCTTGCAAAGATGAAGCTTCTTTCTCCTGGAGAAGTATTTGGTggaccaaggttcccttgaaagtaGCTTTTTTTACTAGGTCGGCTGcactagggaagatccttaacTTGGACAAACTTAAAAAgaggcatgtcattgtgattgataggtgtttgtgcaaaatgaatggggagtctgtggaccaccttcttctccattgtgaggttgctcgTGCCTTATTGAATGCCATTTTCAGCCGCTTCAGTTTGTCTTGAGTTATGCCTCTTCAGGTTGCTGGTGGATAGGTGGTCGCTCTTGGAATGCTATAATGCGGAAGATGGTTCCTTCTTGCCTTTTTTTTGGTGCCTGTTGAAGGAACGGAATGATAGAAacttcgaggacaaagaaagaatgATTGAGGAGCtcaaaactttctttttttattctttgttctTTTGGACTGCTGCGTTCCTAGTTCCCTTAGTGATTAGCTTTCATGACTTTCTTGTTACTTTTTCTTCTATGTCCTAGTCGCTTTTTTTGTATATTCCTTGTGTCCTTGTCCGCgctttgtgtttctttttaatGACATTCCTcctacttatgaaaaaaaaaaaaaaaaagaggaatccCTACAAACATCTTGAAGAGTGGTCCCAACTTGCAAATTGCAGATTGATACAGATAGGACCACGGACACTGAAACTAGCCAAAACAAAATCATGGAAAGTCCCTAATGTTCCAATGAAGAGCAACATACTAACTAAGAGTACAATTATAATTACCCAAATAATGAATTGACGAATTAAATATCCAATCACTCTAAATGCTCAAAATCAAATAAAGAGGGCAGACTCGAGCTTAGACCTGAATATGGAACATCACAAACTATAAAAGATTCATCCAAAAGTAATTGTCTCAGAAAGATATGACAAAGAAGTTAATGACTAGGGTAAACAATTTTCAAtcaatttcttgtaattttattaACAAGTCAGATAAACATGTCGCCTATGACAATGGAAGCATACTGAAGGTCAAAAGCAAACATTATAATTAGAGCGGAAGCACAAGGTTTTTTCCTACCTATTGCCTTCAGGGCTGTCGTGAAATGAACTACTTCCACGACCAGACGCTTGTATAGGAACAGCACAACACCGATATGAAAAATTGGAGATCGTCGTCGATTCATTGGAACAACTTATAAGCAGTCCAGCGGCCGAAGCCTGATTGACCAGGTGAAACCCGTCATAGGAGAAACTGGATTTTCTATCAAGTGTTGCTTCGGGCCTACGGTTTCTCCTACAATACTTCAATAAATATCTATTAGGCTTTCCTTTGTATCTTTCAACCTCAGACCGATTTGCAGAGTCCATACTGTTGTCATCTCTATCTGAGTTGAACAGCTTAATTGAATAGCTCACCTCTCCCTCCTTCATCGGCACACCCACATTCTCATCCTCAGCATCAAAATCCTTCTCACCAGTTCTTACATTAATCCTTCCATCTGGCTTCGGACAATCCACATCTGTCGAAGAATCACCATCCTGATACAAGTGTTCTGAAACGCTTTTGTTATCAGTACAAACTTCACGACTAGGATTCCGCAAGCCCGACCCTCTAACCAACAATTTTCTCGAAGTCCTGGGTGAGCTATTCATCGCTCGGTGCAACCGAAACGCCATTTCTGCATCATCAACAACCCCCTCCTTCTCGCCACTCTCATTTCTCCTTGCAACAAAATCAAGAGCATTGGTCGCCAACTCCACCGCCCTCCTCGCCACTACAGCTTTCCTCAGCGCCTCCTCTCTAGCCCTAGCCGCCGCCTCAATCTTCTTCTCCGCCACGCAATTTGCGTCCTCCGCCACATCTTTCAACGACTTCGCACCATCCAAAgcctcaccactcttgcctgtCCTCCtaatcttcctcctcctccctctGGACACCGCTATCGGCCTGGGCACCCAACAATCTACGCACACCGAAAACTCCTCACCCGAGCAGGAATAT
The sequence above is drawn from the Alnus glutinosa chromosome 11, dhAlnGlut1.1, whole genome shotgun sequence genome and encodes:
- the LOC133882645 gene encoding uncharacterized protein LOC133882645; protein product: MKIKKQQQKPREKIKKPPSSSSSSSSSAAAAQPPRKRLLSDSPKPKNAPAGARSRSPTPSDHPDPALKKTRVLPNLSECHACGFRTDAANGKQRLQTLYSEWRVVLLCKKCIVRVESSKICSYCFQESFAAECFSCGECERRVHRDCFMKYRSVAPWSYSCSGEEFSVCVDCWVPRPIAVSRGRRRKIRRTGKSGEALDGAKSLKDVAEDANCVAEKKIEAAARAREEALRKAVVARRAVELATNALDFVARRNESGEKEGVVDDAEMAFRLHRAMNSSPRTSRKLLVRGSGLRNPSREVCTDNKSVSEHLYQDGDSSTDVDCPKPDGRINVRTGEKDFDAEDENVGVPMKEGEVSYSIKLFNSDRDDNSMDSANRSEVERYKGKPNRYLLKYCRRNRRPEATLDRKSSFSYDGFHLVNQASAAGLLISCSNESTTISNFSYRCCAVPIQASGRGSSSFHDSPEGNRSIFCTKMSCN